GTTCTCTTCGATGCACGACGCCTCTGAAATCTAGATAACGCTTCTCCTATTATACCTAATGTTTAATCGATTTAAATATTGAAATCACCATTGTGCCACCGCCGCATTTAGCGTTGCACGCGGACCATTCCATGAAATCCCATACGTATTTCGGCGTGTACGACGGATCAGTCGACATCACGTAATATTCATATCGGATACCGGGATTGCTCCTCGGCGCGTAAAACACGTACTAAAATCGTAAACACGTACAAGCGATCGTTAAACATCGTTACCACCTTTTTACTTTCTACTTTCTTTCGAGGTAAAACATACTTCTATTCGAACGTCTTCCGTGATGGGCCCCTTTATTTCGATCTCCTCTCTAGTTACCTCGGGCCGTATGTAAAGAAGCACGGATCCCGCGCATTCGTAATCACCGATCGGTTCCGACTTGCTGCAATCGTTAAAACACTGCTCGATCCATCGTGTGTTACTACGTCGAACTGATTAATACCAACTGATAATTACAGATCTCCATTCAAACAGTAGTCACCGCTCTTTTCGAGTTTCACTGCCAACAAGTTTTTGTTAGGCTTCATTTCCGACACGTGTATACTTCGAGCGCCCTTAGGAATGGTAACCACTTTCACGTAGGCTAACGCACGCGTATCGTCGTATCGTTAACAAACGTTTTTCCACTTTAAATGAACGCGCGTACGCGCAGCTGTTCCGTATTCGAACCCGAGATACTTACGTCCTCTAACTTGCGTATCGTTAAAAACACCTTTTACCGCCTTGCATTTCGTCCCgtcgcctttgcagatgccacaCTTGTCTTCGATCGCGTTCGAGTCTAACACCCAATCGCATCCGACTTTCTGCAACGCGATAATTCCTCCAAATAGAGCAATGTCAGATTAATGCTAATCGATTtgatgagaaaaaaaaaaaaaagaaaaacgactTCTGAAACTGACCTCGCTAACACGAGATTGTACGtaacgctctctctctctctctctctctctctctctctctagattGCGACAACGATTCTCTTGTTCCTCGTTACTTTTAATCAATTCTTTCTAATTCAAgcgaatagatttcgaatgaaaACGTACCCTGCATGTGCCAGCGACGCACATGTCGTTCGTGCCAGGTTTGCAGGGTGTCGAATCGTTCGCCAGTGGTTGGAGCTTGACGAATACGTGGTTCTCGTTGATACAGTACAACGCGCACGCGTCTAAATTCGAAGCTTTGTACGGGAGCCATCGATGAAGCCCGTCGGCCGTGACCTTTTGGTTGTCATACGAGCTGCATTGCACCGCGCGATACGCCGGCTTTTTCGGGTCGCAGGGCTGCACGATAGAGAGACACGGTGCAAGAACCGTTCGTTAAATCGCAATTTTAAGATCGTATCTATTGTTTTATAACAACAGTAATAATAGGTTTCGCAATATCGCGCGAGAGATTAGAGCGGAGAATGAAATTGAAAACAGGTTTCTAAACCGCTCCAAAAATAGTATTCTACGTGGAAAATAAGGATGCCATAGTGACTCGCGATCGATCAACTACACGAGCGCACGCGATAGATCGCGAACAACGTTAACAACGTGGATTTCCCTGCTAACTAGGCTTAGCTTTTCGAAACAAGAATACTCTTGCTTCGAAAGAATACCGTGGTGTTGCAAATCGAGAGCCTCTTCCTCTCTCCGATGCAATATCTGCCTCCGTTCGAGGGTGGTGGATTGTCGCATTCCCTCTCGGCGTAGCTCAACCCAGCGCCGCAGGTTCGGCTGCAATCGCTCATGGGACCCCAACGACCCCACCGACCGTGAATCGCGGTTGGTCGGGTGCCGATCTCCACGCATTTCTTCTGAATGCACCACTGAACAGATGCACCGCGTTTCCCAACAGGAGAAAAACAAAATTACGCTTCTTTTTACAACGGATCACGGAAATGTGATCTCACGGGGAGAGAAACCTTTTTCTCGCCGCACTTTGTACCATCGGCCATGGGGACTCCCTGGGACAAACAGCTCGCGTTAACCTGGCACCAAAGACTACCGCACTCCTGATACTGAAAGTATAGAGAGAGGGTGAATCCGTCGACTCGTCCGATCGAATAACTTAGCAATCGTTTACTTCGGCCTGCAGGCAAAGCTTCGAATTAGGGAAGGTCATCCTGCATTGAAAATCTCCGTCGTACATCGCGCCAGGCAACATGTGCGGGTACTTGAATCTCTCCGGCGGATTTCTCGGGTCGTCGTTCAAGCACTCGCCCAGCCCGCTCCTAATCGATCgacgaggaaagaaaaaaaagcaaaagCAAAACGACCAAACGGTAACGCGACTGGGATATTTACTCGAGCAGAGTGGTAATGAATTTTCTACTACAAGTCGACCATCTAATCGTAAAGATGAACACGATCGGCGACATGACAAAGTAACTCGTATCCTTATCCGTGGGTGGACACCCGCTAATGTCCACGTCGTCGTGCGAGCAGCCCATCCTGGAATGTCACCGAATCGAATATTTGCCGAGAGAAATCTGTTAACCCCTTTGCGCCCGTGTACGAGCGGTAGGGACCGCGAGCGAAGGGATTTAGGATAGAAAAGAAACGTGTATGGACAGTACACGTGACCAACTTCGTGGGCAATTACGATTCCAAGCAGCAGACCGCTATCTTCGTTGATGCAAGCTGCCTTCTCGGGATTGCAAGCAGTTCCGACGAATGCCAGGCCCATCAAATCGCAGTTTGTCCCTTCCGAGCAAATATCGTATCTACAATATCCATTGGTTTTCTTGCAGTTTGTTCtttcttccttctttcctcctcTTGGAGGAGGAAAGGTAAAGGTTTTACCTGGTCACCAGAACCGCTATGTCGTAGTGATTAGGATGAGTGTGATCCTTAGGGTTCATCTTCTCGGCCCACTTGGCGAAGCTGTCCAACGTCTCTTCGGCTGCGGGGCTGATGAGCAAATCGATCTGCGGGCAAACGAAAATTAACTAAATCAACAAATCAATTCATTATTTTTaacttactattattattacgtTACCTCCTCCTTCTCTTTCTCCAAGTATATCATACGAACAACAACAACGTCTATCTGATTGCCGACAGATTTGTCGTGGTAAAAATCGGACACCATGTTCATAATGGTCAACAGATACTGCTCGTAATTGGTGTTGTTGTAAAAATCGAGGAACCTTCTGTCCGCGACCAAACCGATCTCGATGTACCGATGAATGCTGTGCGTGGCGAAACTGACGGAAGCGGCCCGCGTCGCCTCCCTCGGATTCCCCTCGATCAGTCGCTTCTGTCGCATCGCCAACTGTTCCGCCCACGCTGCTTCCCAGTTGTCTATCCAAGTAAATAGATTATTATTTCGAAAAGGTAGGAAATTCTTGTTCGCCAACCACCAACCGTTAGTTCCGCAGTGTTTCTTCGAAGCGTCGTGAGGGTCGTCTCGTTTGTACGCGATATGAACGTGCTGTCCGTCGAGCTGCGGTTCGGCTTCGTGCGCCGGCTCGATGAAGTATCGACCGTGATTCGTTTGAACGTAACCAACCTGTAAATCAGATATCTTCTTATTCCTTCGTTTTGTTAATTAATCTGAAATTAGGTACGGTCGATCATCGGCCGGTTACACGTCGAGCCGGCATCGATATGCGATATGGTGCGTCGATaccatatatttaatgtctattACGGTTAAAACGCGTAACAAGAGGCTTGATTGTTAGTCTCGACGAGGCAGCTCCTGCTTCAATAATTGTCTCTGGTCCAGCGGGTTCAATTGCGCGAAACCTCCAAGGAATTACCGGGTACATTATCGTATACATTTGTAGAATCAATCTAGATCGCGGTACCATTCGTCCATGCGACGTCCATTCCCCCCAAGAGCTCCGATCGAACGAGATTCTCGAATGGAGAACGATCAGATTTACTAACTACGCCATCGCATAAAGAAAGGGCAGCTCGGGACGGATGGTGCCCTCTGACGATGCCTCGATAATGGCACTGTTGATCGGGGGCCCTCTTGAATCGCAACGCCTCGTTCAGATCGTTCGCGAAACCGCTGCCCCGTCTCTCGATCACCATGTGGGGCGAGATGAAATCGTGGTACGGGGTGAGTTCGACGTGGTGCTCGATCCCGTTGAAAGGCAACACCAGGTGCAATTTATCGGTATCCGTCTCGGTCGATCTCTTCCCGCGGGCGGCCATCTCTCGCCGATCGTAGAAATTCGGCAACCAGTACCTGTCGAAGCTCCCGTCTTCGAATACTCTTCTCGGAACCAGCAATTCCGGATCGTGGACGTTCCTCGTGTACCTACACGCGTTCAACGGTCCCAATAAATATGCCTCTTCTGCTCTTTTTCGTTCACGGTTTTGCCGgtttcaactctctctctctctctctctctctctctctctctctctctccgcgtgTTTACCGAAAAACGAAAAAGTTTACCACACCATCCCTTAACCTTGCTTAACTCGGTCATCGTGTTCGCTAAACTTTTACCACCACGCAACCTTTATCGCTACAGATCGAAACTTTTTTCTTCGCCACGGTGAAGAACGAGGAGAAAGAATCTGAATTGTCGCGAATTGATAATCGTCCCAGGACGCGAAACCACTTACCTACCATGGTATACATTTTCGTCCGTGGTCACGATCATGCCAAGTAACGTCAAGAGTACTTGGAATACTTTCATGACGTGTCGCTTTTTCTTGCCTCTCCTTTTCTGTGCCTCTTGACGTTCGTCGAGGTTACCGAACAACGGAAGCCTCGCGCAACTGTTTCCGTCCCGTACACCAATTTTAATCCTACCgaacaatttttcattcaatCGTTAATTATAGCGATTGACAAGACAGTCAAGTCTTACAAGTGTCCAAGAAACACTCGCGTCCTTTTAAGGAACCTTTTAAGAAACTTTTCAAAATGGTAAGTAAATTCAATCCGTCCATCCATAAAACTTCCGTAACCGAGTTCCAGCCAGCGTCCGAGTCACCCGATATGTCGTCTGCGCGTACATCGGATCGAGCCCTATAGCTAAATTCTAGCCGAGTCTTGGCGGAGATCTCGAACATACTTAAAGTAACGTTGAATAAACGGAAAGATGAATAACACGATAGGTGGCGAAGCTTCGGGGTGGTCTGTTTGCGTTCGTCAACGCGGCTGTCGATGACAACCGGTCATTGGCCGAGGAATAATCAAGGCTGCGAGTGAACGAAATAGAAGAAAGTAAGCTATACGGAATGCCCGTACAACTGGCAAGGATAAATTCCGGTGGAATTTAATTGGCGTACGCGCGTGCCGTACGCGTCTCTATTAAATTTCGCAGGACTGGTAAACGATTACTGGCTAACCTCGGTCTAATAGGAGATTAACGTTTCAGAGCCACTTTGCATCGATTCCCGTtacctgctgctgctgctgctgctgctccgTCAGCTTCTTTTCATCGCGATTGCGTCGCGGGTTGACGACGTTTCAAAAAACCTTGCCGAGTAAAATTGTTGAAACCGTCGAATATCACCCGACGCGACGGCTGCAAATGGTTCTGACACTTACCAGGTTACCCTACTTCCGAGCATTTTACAGTCGATTGATTACCACCGAGTACGTACAGGCATCCTGGTGGATACGGTCCGGTAAACTCGATCAAACGTACGCCGACCGGTTCCAAGTTAATTCGATCCAAGTTATGCTCGCTCGTTTGTCATTCGCGAGCGAACGAATCTTATACGCGTACCCGGAAACTCTGCGTTTCGGAAACGACCTCGTTATTTACACGCGCGTACAGATTCTCACCGTCTTTCTCGATTAACAATTCTACAATATTATAGTAACGTCGCGTTCAATTTCAGATTAACCATGCAATTTGAAGTACCAGTACGCGTGCCGTGATACATATTCGAGCCGGTGCTCCGGTTGATCTTGCAcagctgccgccgccgccgccgccaacaCCACCGAAGGTCGTATCGATTCGAAAATCCACGGATGCTCGACCCACGCGCATACCTACCAGGTGTTTATTATCCAATTCAAACTTTTTCTCCCATTATTTTCTATTAAATCGCGTTACCGATTGCCTATTTTCGTATTCCGAAACCCAATATCGATCACCCTTTAATTAAATGGGGAACGAAGgcttcgagagagagagagagagggagagagagagagagagagaaatattgTACACGTTTTCTCTTTGCTTGTTGCACGCAAACACGCGAACAACAGAGGCGTTGTTCAGCTGATCCTTCTATATTGCCTATTGTATTCCATAAAATCACTGTGCGCGCGATATCAAAACGACGCGATGCGCGAATATCTTTCAATTTCATTGTGACACCGCCTAACCCTGCTTCGCGCCGTGCCAACCTATCGCTTGCTCCCATTCAAACTCGCCATTATACTCGCTCTTTTGTCACCCCTACGATATAAACCGAATGGTGACACGACGATTCGTTCGTAATTCCAAGAAGCAAATCATTCGACCGTACGAACCGTAAATCTTATGGATTTCAAATTTAGTAGCTAGCAAagtattcgatatcgcgctcgAAGAAAGAATAATAAGTGTCGGAGAACTGAAAAAACTAGCCAACTTTACCGAGAGAACAAAGAGTAAAGGAACTAAGAAAAAAGACAGTTATAACACTGGTGACTCGTAACTCGGTGTATCGCGGGGAATTTGTACAAGTTGCATCGCTCAAGGTTCGAACGATTTCGCGGAACGATAATCTGGAAAAAAAATGTAGCTCGTATTTATTCTAAAACGCGTCGTCTCGATCGTAGAACCGCCGCGCGGCTACAATTAATTCTGTCGCAACAGGTATTTTTCTGACGCGGTTCTCGGGCGCTAAGGAAATTGCCCCGCATGGTCAGCCTTCTTCCAGTTAATCGCGACGCATTCGCGTACCATGGGATACCTGAAATGCGCAATTATCGTATCGAGTGCGTACATTTATGAACTGACCGAAAGAACGAAGCCGGTGAAAGTGTATTTATTATCTGTTTTGAGGCCAGCTAGCAAAGGGATCCCATATAGAGATAGatatggggggggggggcggggggCGGGGGGGTAGAGTACTTCCTAGCCAGTAATGCTAGTTTCCGCATGCAGTGGACCGATTTCCTATTACAAGAAAACTATAATATAATACGATAGACAAAGTAACGCGAGCACAGAATACTTTGCGTTCGGAGCGCGACGGCGGAGTTTATTCGCGCGTGATAGACTGTCGGCGTGCATGCGCGCGTGCATGCGCGCGTGCATGTCGAGTAAAGACGACCGCGGGAAAAATAGAGAAAATTCGCATTCCCCTCGAAGATTTATGCGCACGCGAGCGAGCGGCTAACGAGCGGCTAACGCGAATGCCACCGATCGGATCAAATGAATCGGAGGGATTCATTTCGAATGACGATTAAGCGGTTAGCTAGCGGATAGAAATTGAGAGACGCGGGAAGTAAATCGAGCGTAGAGAGTGGGCGTCGGGGAGGAAAACGATGGTGAAAGCGTGAAAAAAAACGCACGATGGTCAAGGTGGGTAAAGCCGCGTCGAAGGAAAGACGACAAGTAAGAAGAAGTCGGGACGAACGCGAGGAGATCCAGGAGGCGAAAGACGAACGATTCGAAAGAAGCCGAGTCAAAGTTGCGGGAGAGTGTTGCGGCGGGGTACAAGGTAGACCGTGGAGACAAAGATGGAGAAAGAAACGGAGGACGAGAGACGGAGGCGATAAAAAGAGCAACGGATAGGAAGAGTCGGCGAGAGGGCGATGGCGATGGCGATGGCGACGGCGATGCAGGGGGGAAGGACTtgtcggagagagagagagagagagagagagagagagagagagagagagagagagagaagaaaagggTGGGAGAGTAGCCGACAGAAAACGGGTCCACGACTGGGTGGAGGAACTAGTCTTACCTAGTAGATTGCCCTGTCTCGGTTCTCGGTCCGTGCTTTTGCGGCCGTTCAAGGTAGGAGGGAACCTCCGAGTTCTCTCTGTTAAGCGCAACCGAACCGTGGAGGAGGCGGAAAAGAGAAGCGAGATCGAGCCGCGTAGTATAGACACACGTAATCCGTGTCTCGTACGTATATACCTACGTAGATAGGAAGGAGCCGTGTACCGTATACAATACCGTTCAAAAGTATCCGAGCAGTCGCATATTTTTGGCGGAATCTAATTTTATTTGAGTGAAAACTCCAGATCTAGGTACGTGTAATCAGTGTCTACGAACGTCTACGATCGTCTACGAACAGAATTTCGTTTCACACGGGAATCCTCGATTCGCTGTTTCATTCATTTTCAGTGGCACGCGCGCAGGTAGGATTCTCGAGCGAAGAGAAACGATGAGAGAATAATTCCATATCGTCGTTGGTCGTTGATCGAGACGTCGCGGTACCATGAATCGGTGTACTGAATTACTCGAATAAGAGTCGCTAAAAGTGGCTAGATATTTATGAGCAGTAGTGTACGTAGACGGAGGAGGGGCGGCGGACAGTATGAAGGCGAGCGCGCACAGGGGCCAGCCGCCGATCGAGAAGCGAGAACGAGACGGAGAAACGGTGAACAGGGACACGGAGAGGAGAGGACCGTGTGTACGTACCATCGGAAGAGTGTACCACCAGACCGCTAGTGTTGTGACGACGATCGTGCCCACGACTTCTCTCCCGGGCCTGGCATCCGtgttccgtctctctctctctctctctctctctctctctctctctctctttctctctctcccccctctctctctctctttctctctctctctctctctctctctctatctatctatctctctctctctctctctctctctctctctctctctctgtttctctctatCCGTCTCCCTCTGCCTGGCTTCCGGTCCGTTTCCGTCCTCGTAGTTGACTCCGCTTCCTCCCGTCCGTCGTCGCTACCGATACCTCGCACCCCGCGACTATTATATTTTCTCACCCTGACTCCATCGTCGAAACGGAGACGTTTCAGCGGCAAATTTCCTCGATTTCTCAGCCCCTTTCTTCTATCGGGGACCGTCCACATCGCCGTCCAAGAGTCTCTCGTGATCGAGATCGATACCTCGCGATGAAACGCGAAGGAAACTGATGAACCGCCGCCGCGACATCGAGGCGGCACGGTCGAACGCCGCCGAGTGCGAGCTTGTCCGAAGAAGGAGGTGGCCGCCGAGACAGCCTCCGGTGCGTCGAGATACCCAGCGTCTCGCATCCTCGTCGCGATCGTTTCTACGGAGAGAACTTGCGCGCAGGTGTTTCGGGATAGTGTGCCGCACCACCGGCCACCACCACGTGTCCGACGGAGGACGACGCGATCGTGATCGTGATCGAGCTGAGGTACGTATCGCACCCACGCGGATCCCCTATCCCCCTCGATCTACTTCGCATTGCGCCCCATCTTCTCGAGTAACAAAAGTTGCAAACAAAAGTTGCAGTTCAAGAGAATCGAAAACTGGTTCCCGCAGCTCCTTTCGGCTCGCCGTCATTTATCGCGTGCAAAACTGTCGACGGGGTAAAAAACCGGCGTCGTTGGTTCGACGTCGTCACCTGATTCGGAAAATGATCGACAGAAACGAGTGCGCGTCACACGGACTAATATCGCACAGGGGGGCAGCTGCCGTCGGCCGTCGCCTCTTTATTGTAGTTGCTTATTCGGTAATCCTCGACTGGCGACTACACGAATTCTCGACTACGAGGACGACTAATAAATACGAGGCCGTAACGGAGGCATTAATAAATTTCGATCTCGAAGCTTTCTCGTGTTGTTGCGAAACCGATACAAAGGTCCGACCGTACGGACCTCAGACGTCAGAGTCGGAATAACGACCGTGTACGAACCACCCGTAAGTGTCTCGACCACGAATTAGCCTTCCTCGCAGACAGTCCATTAACGATGCCTTAACGATGGAATTAACGTTAAACGATCATTTATTTATGATATCTGAGCATGCCGTATCGGCCACGCTCGTGGAAGACATTGGAGCGCattgttcgttcgttcgttcgttccatCCTATGCTTTTACGCGACTCGCGTCACTCGCGAGAATCGGTAATCGAATAATCGAACCGGGCTAATTACTATTAATCCCTAATTTATTATTCCAAATACGAAGTGAATCGCACAATTGTTTAATCGTTAGGATGTACGCGAACAGGCCACCTAGTAATAACGGACATCCTATAATACGCCGTCGCGTTTCTACTTGCCCTTAAATTATCGTTAACCTGATTACTTATTTCACGTACGGTTGGTACACAGGTACTACCAACGTCAAAAGGGATCGTAACCATCATCGCGACTACGTCTTTGATAACAGACAAAATAATTCATTTcagagagagaaaagggagaTATAGAAATTCGTTTGATTTACGTAACGTGGTTCAGATAATTGTTTACGTGAGCACGATAAACATCGCGTAAATTGTGCACGGGAAATTCGCGCGTTATATCTTAACGGGCGATCGGGCGAGTTACGCGTCGACATAAATTTGTCCAAATAAACGTTTACATTCGAAAAGTTCCAACGCGTTAAATTCGAACCCTTTTGGAACAATCCCAGTTGGAGAGAACCGAAATGTGTAATATCTGCGCGACACGCATAGTTCGAAAATCGGTTATTCGGGCGCGAACAATAGTTTATAAATCTTGAAAACTCCTCCACGGTTCCTCGAAGGCTTTAATAAATTCATCTATACGTTGACGTTGATCGTCGGTTTTTCGTGACCGTGAATCATCGTTTGTCCGAAGCAAAGTTAATCTTTTCGGAGCGTGGCAATAGGTACGTATGTATCACGCCAATGCTTACCGTTTGTCATTGTCGATATCATCAAAATTGATCGGGCGCGGAGTTGTTTTTTTTATCATTGCTCGGGGCGTTTCATCGATATCGGAGTAACTGAAAACGTAAGTGAAATGTAATTGAGAGAACGCGTGAAAGTTTTCAAAGCGTTTAGATAGGGGAGTACTCGATACTCGGGCAATAATCGTTTTCGTCCGAAGAAACCCGGGCACTCTCGTTCCGAACGGGCTCTCAATTAACCACCATTAACATGGGCAAATTAGTCGGAGGCGAACGTCAATAATACGTGCTCGTAGGAGTAAATCCCGTTCGAGCGAGTTCGTTGGTTAGTCTCCTCTCCCTCTTTCCTCCTCCCGTATCTTTTTACTTCCTCCGGTATTCATTTTCACACGCGCTTACCCACGCGTTCTGACATTTATGTATGTACTCGAATGCACTTCCGGTCCCTCTCACTTTGTCGAGAGTTTCCTCGCGTCCTCGTCGCGTCGTCgtcaccgccgccaccgccgccaccgccgacaCCGCCGCCACTGCCGCCAATGTCGACTGCTCGCACACGTACCTACTTACTCTACATTTTTGCCCGTTGTTACGCTGATCACTCACTGATTATCCGGATAGAAAGCCATTAAAATATAAGCCATCGATCAGATGGAAGAACCGTCACCCGCCCGTCGTCAATCTCTGTCAAAGTACCCCCGCGTCTTGTGCGTGGTATGCTACACGCGCGACAACAACTCAATTCAAACGCGAGACGAAGAGATCTGAAAAATATCGGTTTAAATTCAAATCTATACGAAATATTACTTTTATTTGATTATTTTTAGTTACCGTAGTAGCCTTACGATTAAAACAAATTCCTCGATAGAGACAACTTGCCAACTTCGATTTTCCAAGTGGAAAGAGGAAAGAAACAACGTTTTCCTTTACCAGTTCGAAGAGTAACCGTGAGAAAGGATCGGTTGGTCGTCGGGACCGATCGTGAGTCTGGCAAGGACCTACACCAAATCCGATTACCATAATTAGAAGGTGTTAGTTATcggagcatggaaatgtcgcttaACACGGTTTTAATCGGTAGATGAAAGCTGTTGGTAACTTTAATTCGTTCGGTCGCAGAAACGATCGCGTAGCAATTCACGGTTGCTCGTT
The window above is part of the Xylocopa sonorina isolate GNS202 chromosome 3, iyXylSono1_principal, whole genome shotgun sequence genome. Proteins encoded here:
- the LOC143433509 gene encoding A disintegrin and metalloproteinase with thrombospondin motifs 12, with translation MKVFQVLLTLLGMIVTTDENVYHGRYTRNVHDPELLVPRRVFEDGSFDRYWLPNFYDRREMAARGKRSTETDTDKLHLVLPFNGIEHHVELTPYHDFISPHMVIERRGSGFANDLNEALRFKRAPDQQCHYRGIVRGHHPSRAALSLCDGVVGYVQTNHGRYFIEPAHEAEPQLDGQHVHIAYKRDDPHDASKKHCGTNDNWEAAWAEQLAMRQKRLIEGNPREATRAASVSFATHSIHRYIEIGLVADRRFLDFYNNTNYEQYLLTIMNMVSDFYHDKSVGNQIDVVVVRMIYLEKEKEEIDLLISPAAEETLDSFAKWAEKMNPKDHTHPNHYDIAVLVTRYDICSEGTNCDLMGLAFVGTACNPEKAACINEDSGLLLGIVIAHEVGHVMGCSHDDVDISGCPPTDKDTSYFVMSPIVFIFTIRWSTCSRKFITTLLESGLGECLNDDPRNPPERFKYPHMLPGAMYDGDFQCRMTFPNSKLCLQAEYQECGSLWCQVNASCLSQGVPMADGTKCGEKKWCIQKKCVEIGTRPTAIHGRWGRWGPMSDCSRTCGAGLSYAERECDNPPPSNGGRYCIGERKRLSICNTTPCDPKKPAYRAVQCSSYDNQKVTADGLHRWLPYKASNLDACALYCINENHVFVKLQPLANDSTPCKPGTNDMCVAGTCRKVGCDWVLDSNAIEDKCGICKGDGTKCKAVKGVFNDTQVRGPYVKVVTIPKGARSIHVSEMKPNKNLLAVKLEKSGDYCLNGDLKSEPIGDYECAGSVLLYIRPEVTREEIEIKGPITEDVRIEYVFYAPRSNPGIRYEYYVMSTDPSYTPKYVWDFMEWSACNAKCGGGTMISEASCIEENGGKVSPTFCEGVPRPDPKSRVCNNDPCPARWRVSQWSKCSACDGKKGSRHRKVQCVRPAARAGEDDVQANLDACKGRVPRQKEECVGQRPCRKSCPKKARNASKREPESTTEEKERSRVPPEERSKMLDKLVDTSLVRYLEKAYGLSREWSIADEDKKKRGACERNNLTTPKPGSIIKDSIPIDSVVLMEAPYIEETLRMNLSDRAFQESGDLVGISVDTSHAKIYNGSEAVKMLDKLRGHRNLTLAPRKDENRDTRDPFSG